A single Actinomadura algeriensis DNA region contains:
- a CDS encoding gas vesicle protein GvpG → MGLITQVLTLPLAPVRGVGWVLDQVVQTAEQEYYDPAPVRAELRELERALLEGRIDEEEFDRREDELLDRLMWLEERWREINGGRTTTETG, encoded by the coding sequence ATGGGCCTGATCACGCAGGTGCTGACGCTCCCGCTGGCGCCGGTGCGGGGCGTGGGCTGGGTCCTGGACCAGGTGGTCCAGACGGCCGAGCAGGAGTACTACGACCCCGCGCCCGTCCGCGCGGAGCTGCGCGAACTCGAGCGGGCGCTGCTCGAGGGACGGATCGACGAGGAGGAGTTCGACCGCCGCGAGGACGAGCTGCTGGACCGGCTGATGTGGCTGGAAGAACGGTGGCGCGAGATCAACGGCGGCCGGACGACCACGGAAACGGGATGA
- a CDS encoding gas vesicle protein has protein sequence MGDDVMLRGFDEEPALAGHQVALIDLLDRLLNSGAVLTGDLVLSIADVDLVRINLRAVIHSVTPDDPAPW, from the coding sequence GTGGGCGATGACGTCATGCTGCGGGGATTCGACGAGGAACCGGCTCTCGCCGGGCATCAGGTCGCGCTGATCGACCTGCTGGACCGGCTGCTGAACAGCGGGGCCGTGCTGACCGGCGACCTGGTGCTGTCCATCGCCGACGTCGATCTCGTCCGGATCAACCTGCGCGCCGTCATCCATTCCGTCACCCCCGACGACCCCGCACCGTGGTGA
- a CDS encoding acyl-CoA dehydrogenase family protein: MDFNLDETRSELRGLAADVLAREATAERLEAFDGEHGKGGPAFDGGAWKALAQAGLLGVVLPEDVGGAGLGPIELAVVLREIGARVAPVPAYASLALAALPIARHGTADQRALLAPLIEGETVLTGAYREPGPAGRVAATARRDGDGFVLDGVKTFVPCAREAARILVPARVEGAGVGVFLVEPSRVTITAQPSAISEPLSRIGLDGVRVGADALLGGSSGADGAAWDTLRRTAVAGAVAVSSGVIEGALDLTKEYVKTREQFERALAQFQAVTMQIGDVYIAKRALDVAVWAGVWRLAEGAADTDEVLTIAAYNACDPVMRALYTCQHLHGGIGLDVTYPLHRYFAWGKHYGHLLGGPEDNLDALGALVQAREA, encoded by the coding sequence GTGGACTTCAACCTCGACGAGACCCGGAGCGAACTCCGCGGCCTCGCCGCGGACGTCCTGGCCCGCGAGGCCACGGCCGAGCGGCTGGAGGCGTTCGACGGGGAACACGGCAAGGGCGGGCCGGCGTTCGACGGCGGCGCCTGGAAGGCCCTCGCGCAGGCCGGGCTGCTCGGCGTCGTCCTGCCCGAGGACGTCGGCGGCGCGGGCCTCGGCCCGATCGAGCTGGCGGTCGTGCTGCGCGAGATCGGCGCGCGCGTCGCGCCCGTCCCGGCGTACGCGTCGCTGGCGCTCGCCGCGCTGCCGATCGCCCGGCACGGCACGGCGGACCAGCGCGCGCTGCTGGCCCCGCTGATCGAGGGGGAGACGGTCCTGACCGGCGCGTACCGCGAGCCCGGCCCGGCCGGGCGGGTCGCGGCGACGGCCCGCCGGGACGGCGACGGCTTCGTGCTCGACGGCGTCAAGACGTTCGTGCCGTGCGCCCGCGAGGCCGCGCGGATCCTCGTCCCCGCGCGGGTCGAGGGCGCGGGCGTCGGGGTGTTCCTGGTCGAGCCGTCGCGGGTGACGATCACCGCGCAGCCGTCGGCGATCTCCGAACCGCTGTCGCGGATCGGGCTGGACGGCGTCCGGGTCGGCGCGGACGCGCTGCTCGGCGGATCGTCCGGCGCGGACGGCGCCGCCTGGGACACGCTGCGCCGGACGGCCGTCGCGGGCGCGGTCGCCGTCTCGTCCGGGGTGATCGAGGGCGCCCTCGACCTCACCAAGGAGTACGTGAAGACCCGCGAGCAGTTCGAGCGGGCGCTCGCGCAGTTCCAGGCCGTCACGATGCAGATCGGCGACGTCTACATCGCCAAGCGGGCGCTCGACGTGGCCGTCTGGGCGGGCGTGTGGCGGCTCGCCGAGGGCGCCGCCGACACCGACGAGGTGCTGACGATCGCCGCCTACAACGCGTGCGACCCCGTCATGCGGGCCCTCTACACCTGCCAGCACCTCCACGGCGGCATCGGCCTGGACGTCACCTACCCGCTGCACCGCTACTTCGCCTGGGGCAAGCACTACGGGCACCTGCTCGGCGGCCCGGAGGACAACCTCGACGCGCTCGGCGCCCTCGTCCAGGCTCGGGAGGCCTGA
- a CDS encoding HD domain-containing protein, translating to MRLLSDEDVRALHAKYAPTQEAFDLVHSHCETVWRIAEQLLARRPMDVDAELVRVGCLLHDIGVYRLYDADGGFDHAGYIRHGILGHEILADEGFPEAVCRFCSHHTGVGLTRADVRGQGLPLPVADYLAETVEEELVMYADKFHSKSDPPRFVPADEFARHVRRYGDEKVTAFEEMCGRFGVPDLAAVGSGVAPG from the coding sequence ATGCGGCTTTTGAGTGACGAGGACGTTCGCGCACTGCACGCCAAGTACGCCCCTACTCAAGAGGCGTTCGACCTCGTCCACTCGCACTGCGAGACCGTCTGGCGCATCGCCGAGCAGCTGCTCGCGCGCCGGCCGATGGACGTGGACGCCGAACTCGTCCGCGTCGGATGCCTGCTGCACGACATCGGCGTCTACCGGCTGTACGACGCGGACGGCGGGTTCGACCACGCGGGCTACATCCGGCACGGGATCCTGGGGCACGAGATCCTCGCCGACGAGGGGTTCCCCGAGGCCGTCTGCCGGTTCTGCTCGCACCACACCGGCGTGGGCCTCACCCGCGCGGACGTCCGCGGGCAGGGGCTGCCGCTGCCGGTCGCCGACTACCTCGCCGAGACGGTCGAGGAGGAGCTCGTCATGTACGCCGACAAGTTCCACAGCAAGAGCGACCCGCCCCGGTTCGTCCCCGCCGACGAGTTCGCCCGGCACGTCCGCCGGTACGGGGACGAGAAGGTCACCGCCTTCGAGGAGATGTGCGGCAGGTTCGGCGTCCCCGACCTGGCGGCCGTCGGCTCCGGCGTCGCACCCGGCTGA
- a CDS encoding ArsR/SmtB family transcription factor: protein MADDVFKALADPTRRKILDELAERGGQTLFELCARLTNRHGLGSSRQAISQHLAVLEEAGLVRTRREGRYKFHDLETEPLERIADRWLKPNGRQS from the coding sequence GTGGCGGACGATGTGTTCAAGGCGCTGGCCGATCCGACGCGGCGGAAGATCCTCGACGAGCTCGCCGAACGCGGCGGGCAGACGCTCTTCGAGCTCTGTGCCCGGCTCACGAACAGGCACGGGCTCGGGTCGTCCCGGCAGGCCATCAGCCAGCACCTCGCCGTGCTGGAGGAGGCCGGCCTGGTCAGGACCCGGCGCGAGGGCCGTTACAAGTTCCACGATCTGGAGACCGAACCGCTTGAGCGCATCGCCGACCGGTGGCTCAAGCCGAATGGGAGGCAGTCATGA
- a CDS encoding gas vesicle protein GvpO, with protein MTENGRDDGEAPRLTARDAIRGAAVQLAELLGNQPDSVSALQPRDGGGWVADVEVVEIERIPDTSSVMATYRVTLDERGELMGYERTRRYARGQLDRA; from the coding sequence ATGACGGAGAACGGACGAGACGATGGCGAGGCCCCCCGCCTCACCGCCCGCGACGCCATCCGCGGCGCCGCCGTGCAGCTCGCCGAGCTGCTCGGCAACCAGCCCGACTCGGTGTCGGCGCTGCAGCCGCGCGACGGCGGCGGCTGGGTCGCGGACGTGGAGGTCGTGGAGATCGAGCGGATCCCCGACACCTCCAGCGTCATGGCCACCTACCGGGTGACGCTCGACGAGCGGGGCGAGCTCATGGGGTACGAGCGCACGCGGCGGTACGCACGCGGACAACTGGACCGAGCCTGA
- a CDS encoding VOC family protein, which yields MRIHITSVFVDDQAKAERFYTDVLGFVKKHDIDMGEARWLTVVSPEQPEGTELLLEPDGHPAVKPYKDALVADGIPATAFSVDDVRAESERLRGLGVRFTQEPVDMGPVTTAVFEDTCGNLLQIEQMNQ from the coding sequence ATGAGGATCCACATAACGAGCGTCTTCGTCGACGACCAGGCGAAGGCCGAGCGCTTCTACACCGACGTGCTCGGGTTCGTGAAGAAGCACGACATCGACATGGGGGAGGCCCGCTGGCTGACGGTCGTCTCCCCCGAGCAGCCCGAGGGCACCGAACTCCTCCTGGAGCCCGACGGCCACCCGGCCGTCAAGCCCTACAAGGACGCCCTCGTCGCGGACGGCATCCCGGCCACCGCGTTCAGCGTGGACGACGTCCGCGCCGAGTCCGAGCGCCTCCGGGGCCTCGGCGTGCGCTTCACCCAGGAACCCGTCGACATGGGGCCCGTGACGACCGCCGTCTTCGAGGACACCTGCGGCAACCTCCTGCAGATCGAGCAGATGAACCAGTAG
- a CDS encoding TetR family transcriptional regulator has protein sequence MTAEPTVAEDEIPGQPAGRAGQNARSRSQHQRRKRIVQAAAALASRGGIEAMQMRTVAERAGVALGTLYRYFPSKDDLVVAVVGEEIDLLERSIERRPPRAGTSAQRAVEALMRATRGLMREPELAAALIRSLLLSDVQTDFSDRMTGLLLRAAVGPDADPDDAQRVMARALTAVWTMEMIEMLRGQAGADEIQARLELAAGRLLDG, from the coding sequence GTGACCGCAGAGCCGACCGTGGCCGAGGACGAGATCCCGGGGCAGCCCGCCGGGCGGGCGGGCCAGAACGCGCGGTCCCGCAGCCAGCACCAGCGGCGCAAGCGTATCGTCCAGGCGGCCGCCGCGCTCGCGTCGCGGGGCGGCATCGAGGCCATGCAGATGCGCACCGTCGCCGAGCGGGCCGGGGTGGCGCTCGGCACCCTCTACCGCTACTTCCCCTCGAAGGACGACCTGGTCGTCGCCGTCGTCGGCGAGGAGATCGACCTCCTCGAACGCAGCATCGAGCGGCGCCCGCCCCGCGCGGGCACGTCCGCGCAGCGGGCGGTGGAGGCGCTGATGCGCGCCACCCGCGGCCTGATGCGGGAGCCGGAGCTGGCCGCCGCGCTGATCCGGTCGCTGCTGCTGTCGGACGTCCAGACCGACTTCAGCGACCGGATGACCGGCCTGCTGCTGCGCGCCGCCGTCGGCCCCGACGCCGACCCGGACGACGCGCAGCGGGTCATGGCGCGCGCGCTCACCGCCGTCTGGACGATGGAGATGATCGAGATGCTGCGCGGGCAGGCCGGGGCCGACGAGATCCAGGCCCGGCTGGAGCTCGCCGCCGGGCGGCTCCTCGACGGCTGA
- a CDS encoding gas vesicle structural protein GvpA, which yields MTVMQQQQTRPASGGGGSSSLYDVLELILDKGLVIDAFVRVSLVGIEILKIDVRVVVASVDTYLRFAEACNRLDLESGRKAPTQLTDIVGDSMESGAKGKSKGALTGAVEAFSDSLQKGRDGDDEEPAERKTRSSSTARRGGTRRKEGE from the coding sequence ATGACAGTCATGCAACAGCAGCAGACGCGCCCCGCCTCCGGCGGCGGCGGCAGCTCCAGCCTCTACGACGTCCTCGAACTGATCCTCGACAAGGGACTGGTGATCGACGCGTTCGTGCGAGTCTCGCTGGTCGGCATCGAGATCCTCAAGATCGACGTCCGGGTCGTGGTGGCCAGCGTCGACACCTACCTGCGCTTCGCCGAGGCGTGCAACCGGCTCGACCTGGAGTCGGGCCGCAAGGCGCCGACGCAGCTCACCGACATCGTCGGCGACTCGATGGAGAGCGGCGCCAAGGGCAAGTCGAAGGGCGCGCTGACCGGCGCCGTCGAGGCGTTCAGCGATTCCCTGCAGAAGGGACGCGACGGCGACGACGAGGAGCCCGCGGAGCGCAAGACCCGCTCGTCCTCGACCGCCCGCCGCGGCGGCACCCGGCGCAAGGAAGGCGAGTAA
- a CDS encoding GvpL/GvpF family gas vesicle protein: protein MPVYVYAITDADHPHRIDDLKGVGESAGPPTTVEGRSLKAVVSDAPADLRPKRREVLAHQAVLDRLLEDGAVLPMRFGFVAPSHDEVAGALDENAENYARTLERLAGRLEYHLRCGRDQDHVLREILTESPEARRLSEATRRESATHGDRMALGELISQEIVRRNDDAAREIVDALAPAAAQVAPGETRGEHFLAVSFLVDRTRATEFADLVRAEAERRGDGYELSLHGPLPPYSFV, encoded by the coding sequence ATGCCGGTGTACGTCTACGCGATCACGGACGCGGACCATCCGCACCGCATCGACGACCTCAAGGGCGTCGGCGAGTCCGCGGGCCCGCCGACGACCGTCGAGGGGCGGTCGCTGAAGGCCGTGGTGAGCGACGCCCCCGCCGACCTGCGGCCGAAGCGGCGCGAGGTCCTCGCGCACCAGGCCGTCCTGGACCGGCTGCTGGAGGACGGCGCCGTCCTGCCGATGCGCTTCGGCTTCGTCGCCCCGAGCCACGACGAGGTCGCCGGGGCCCTCGACGAGAACGCCGAGAACTACGCGCGGACGCTGGAGCGGCTCGCCGGCCGGCTCGAGTACCACCTGCGATGCGGCCGCGACCAGGACCACGTGCTGCGGGAGATCCTCACCGAGTCGCCGGAGGCACGGCGGCTCAGCGAGGCCACCCGGCGGGAATCGGCCACGCACGGCGACCGGATGGCGCTCGGCGAGCTGATCTCCCAGGAGATCGTGCGGCGCAACGACGACGCCGCGCGGGAGATCGTGGACGCGCTCGCCCCGGCGGCCGCGCAGGTCGCCCCCGGCGAGACGCGCGGCGAGCACTTCCTCGCCGTGTCGTTCCTGGTGGACCGGACGCGCGCGACCGAGTTCGCCGACCTGGTGCGGGCCGAGGCGGAGCGCCGCGGCGACGGGTACGAGCTGTCGCTGCACGGGCCGCTGCCGCCTTACAGCTTCGTCTGA
- a CDS encoding acyl-CoA dehydrogenase family protein, with protein MFIDLTDEQKKLRAELREYFRNCLTAEQREAIRRDPFGEAYMEHCRRLGRDGMLGVALPKEYGGRGYGPVEQTIFANEIAWAEVTYPLITLNSVAPTILEYGSDAHKEYFIPRILAGECHFAIGYSEPGAGTDLAALRTTAVRDGDHYVVNGQKIFTSGAQHADYVWLAARTDPDAKKHKGISMLIVDCKDPGFSWTPIITMDGRHHTNSTYFEDIRVPADMLIGGENKGWDLIVNQLNHERVTLAPAGNIGHTYDRFENWARTTTGRDGRPLFEEPAVRRAVGQVQAYLRVNELLNWQVAANQDLGWLGAADASASKIYGSERMQDVGRVIGDVLARFGDPGDPATADFVERLDEGVKGALVLTFGGGVNEIQRELISMIGLGLPRAPR; from the coding sequence ATGTTCATCGACCTGACCGACGAGCAGAAGAAGCTGCGCGCCGAGCTGCGCGAGTACTTCCGGAACTGCCTGACCGCCGAGCAGCGCGAGGCGATCCGCCGGGACCCGTTCGGCGAGGCGTACATGGAGCACTGCCGGCGGCTCGGCCGCGACGGGATGCTCGGCGTCGCGCTGCCGAAGGAGTACGGCGGCCGCGGCTACGGCCCCGTCGAGCAGACGATCTTCGCCAACGAGATCGCCTGGGCCGAGGTCACCTACCCGCTCATCACGCTGAACTCCGTCGCGCCGACGATCCTGGAGTACGGCTCCGACGCGCACAAGGAGTACTTCATCCCGCGCATCCTCGCGGGGGAGTGCCACTTCGCGATCGGCTACAGCGAGCCCGGCGCGGGCACCGACCTCGCGGCCCTGCGCACCACGGCCGTCCGGGACGGCGACCACTACGTCGTCAACGGGCAGAAGATCTTCACCTCGGGCGCCCAGCACGCCGACTACGTCTGGCTCGCCGCCCGCACGGACCCGGACGCCAAGAAGCACAAGGGCATCTCGATGCTCATCGTCGACTGCAAGGACCCCGGGTTCTCGTGGACGCCGATCATCACGATGGACGGCCGGCACCACACGAACTCGACGTACTTCGAGGACATCCGGGTGCCCGCCGACATGCTGATCGGCGGCGAGAACAAGGGCTGGGACCTCATCGTCAACCAGCTCAACCACGAGCGGGTCACGCTGGCCCCCGCCGGGAACATCGGCCACACCTACGACCGGTTCGAGAACTGGGCCCGCACGACGACCGGACGCGACGGCCGCCCGCTGTTCGAGGAACCGGCCGTCCGCCGCGCCGTCGGGCAGGTGCAGGCGTATCTGCGCGTGAACGAGCTGCTGAACTGGCAGGTCGCCGCGAACCAGGACCTCGGCTGGCTCGGCGCAGCCGACGCGTCCGCCAGCAAGATCTACGGGTCGGAGCGGATGCAGGACGTCGGCCGCGTCATCGGCGACGTCCTCGCCCGCTTCGGCGACCCCGGAGACCCGGCCACCGCCGACTTCGTCGAGCGCCTCGACGAGGGCGTCAAGGGTGCGCTCGTGCTGACGTTCGGCGGCGGCGTCAACGAGATCCAGCGCGAGCTGATCTCGATGATCGGCCTCGGGCTGCCGCGCGCGCCCCGCTGA
- a CDS encoding gas vesicle protein K yields MTEEHRSPAPSGRPVTPGDLRLDGVADAAARAFELLPAPPGEPRLPSVAERLNTDPETVERDLVKLVLTVVELLRQLMERTALHRVDQGDLTEEQEERIGMTLMTLFDRMEDLCERHGLTMDELNLDLGPLGTLLPPS; encoded by the coding sequence GTGACCGAAGAACATCGCAGCCCCGCCCCGTCCGGCCGCCCCGTCACGCCCGGCGACCTGCGGCTGGACGGGGTGGCCGACGCCGCCGCCCGCGCCTTCGAGCTGCTGCCCGCCCCGCCCGGCGAGCCGCGGCTGCCGAGCGTCGCCGAACGGCTGAACACCGACCCCGAGACGGTCGAGCGCGACCTGGTGAAGCTCGTGCTGACCGTCGTCGAGCTGCTGCGCCAGCTCATGGAGCGCACGGCGCTGCACCGCGTCGACCAGGGAGACCTGACCGAGGAGCAGGAGGAGCGCATCGGCATGACGCTGATGACCCTTTTCGACCGGATGGAGGATCTCTGCGAGCGGCACGGCCTGACCATGGACGAGCTCAACCTCGATCTCGGCCCGCTCGGGACGCTCCTCCCGCCCTCGTGA
- a CDS encoding gas vesicle protein — MGPSTGVSPYAARDGGSSANLADILERVLDKGVVIAGDIQINLLDIELLTIKLRLLVASVDKAKEMGIDWWEHDPSLSSHARRPAVQASTPRGRDSLADENARLREELERLREAAGLPAAAEREEDTR, encoded by the coding sequence ATGGGGCCCTCCACCGGCGTGAGCCCGTACGCGGCCCGCGACGGCGGTTCCTCGGCGAACCTCGCCGACATCCTGGAGCGGGTGCTCGACAAGGGCGTCGTCATCGCCGGGGACATCCAGATCAACCTGCTCGACATCGAGCTGCTGACCATCAAGCTGCGCCTGCTCGTCGCCTCCGTCGACAAGGCGAAGGAGATGGGCATCGACTGGTGGGAGCACGACCCGTCGCTGTCCTCGCACGCCCGCAGGCCGGCCGTCCAGGCGAGCACGCCGCGCGGCCGCGACTCGCTGGCGGACGAGAACGCGCGGCTGCGCGAGGAGCTCGAGCGGCTGCGCGAGGCGGCCGGGCTGCCCGCCGCCGCCGAACGGGAGGAGGACACCCGATGA
- a CDS encoding dihydrofolate reductase family protein, producing MGEVTCDIAMSLDGYVAGPDQSLENPLGVGGERLHRWMFEQRERNAAAVEGILEAGAYIMGRNMFAPGRGDWDLDWTGWWGEEPPYHAPTFVLTHHPREPLPMKGGTTFTFVTDGVAAALGRAREAAGEKNVAICGGARTVNQYLAAGLIDELRLHVAPVVLGRGERLFDGVGDLGLRAPGDAPGTDLVTHLTYRLTR from the coding sequence ATGGGCGAGGTCACCTGCGACATCGCGATGTCCCTGGACGGCTACGTGGCGGGGCCGGACCAGAGCCTGGAGAACCCGCTCGGCGTCGGCGGGGAACGGCTGCACCGGTGGATGTTCGAGCAGCGGGAGCGGAACGCCGCCGCGGTCGAGGGCATCCTGGAGGCGGGCGCCTACATCATGGGGCGCAACATGTTCGCCCCCGGCCGCGGCGACTGGGATCTCGACTGGACGGGCTGGTGGGGCGAGGAGCCGCCGTACCACGCGCCGACGTTCGTCCTCACCCACCACCCGCGCGAGCCGCTGCCGATGAAGGGCGGGACGACGTTCACGTTCGTCACCGACGGGGTCGCGGCGGCGCTCGGCCGGGCCCGGGAGGCGGCGGGCGAGAAGAACGTCGCGATCTGCGGCGGGGCGCGGACCGTGAACCAGTACCTGGCGGCGGGGCTGATCGACGAGCTGCGGCTGCACGTGGCGCCGGTCGTCCTCGGGCGGGGCGAGCGGCTGTTCGACGGGGTGGGCGACCTCGGCCTCCGCGCGCCCGGCGACGCGCCGGGCACCGACCTGGTCACCCACCTCACCTACCGGCTCACGCGGTAG
- a CDS encoding YybH family protein — translation MPNYEKAMRPEDITRLFVERSNAGDAAGVAELYAEDAVLAYPPGATTVGRDAIRELWAKVLADRPRFEPEQPLPTLVNGDVALTSTPPRDGAGARAQVVRRQPDGSWLRILDRPEFVTPGATA, via the coding sequence GTGCCGAACTACGAGAAGGCCATGCGCCCCGAAGACATCACCCGCCTGTTCGTCGAACGCTCCAACGCGGGCGACGCGGCCGGGGTGGCGGAGCTCTACGCGGAGGACGCCGTCCTGGCGTACCCGCCGGGCGCCACCACCGTCGGCCGCGACGCGATCCGCGAGCTGTGGGCGAAGGTCCTGGCGGACCGTCCCCGCTTCGAGCCCGAGCAGCCGCTCCCCACGCTGGTCAACGGGGACGTCGCGCTCACCTCGACGCCGCCGCGGGACGGCGCGGGCGCCCGCGCCCAGGTCGTCCGGCGGCAGCCCGACGGGAGCTGGCTGCGGATCCTCGATCGGCCCGAGTTCGTGACGCCCGGCGCTACCGCGTGA
- a CDS encoding SRPBCC family protein: MPESTMSKVKDDLVGSPAADRLKNELQSYVQARAMRAVTGLGERIGQGAGKLAEGGSPGGLVGGLAKGGQAIGEGKSPGQAAVKAGGSMLKDRVKSMFGMGGKKGKGGGGKSKSVVIIEDVDVGVPVREAYDQWTQFQEFASFAKGVVSVDRADDTKSNWRAKVAKSTRSWQATVTEQVPDRRISWTSEGAKATVKGVVTFHPITDDLTRVLLVLEYFPKGLFEKTGNIWRAQGRRARLDLKLYRKFITMRGEATDGWRGEIRDGEVVVEHDEAVEEEERAREEESADAEQAEHAEDVEDIDEADEAEDVPEDEDVPEDEDVPEDEDAEYDDYEDEPEDPEEPADEVDEADEADEYDEEEEPDEEVDDERAEAAAGRR, translated from the coding sequence ATGCCTGAGTCGACCATGAGCAAGGTGAAGGACGATCTGGTCGGCAGCCCCGCCGCCGACCGGCTGAAGAACGAGCTGCAGTCCTACGTGCAGGCACGCGCCATGCGGGCGGTGACGGGCCTCGGCGAGCGGATCGGCCAGGGCGCCGGGAAGCTGGCCGAGGGCGGCTCCCCCGGCGGGCTCGTCGGCGGGCTCGCCAAGGGCGGGCAGGCCATCGGCGAGGGCAAGTCGCCCGGCCAAGCCGCCGTGAAGGCCGGCGGGTCCATGCTGAAGGACCGCGTGAAGTCGATGTTCGGCATGGGCGGCAAGAAGGGCAAGGGCGGCGGCGGCAAGTCCAAGAGCGTCGTCATCATCGAGGACGTCGACGTGGGCGTCCCCGTCCGCGAAGCCTACGACCAGTGGACGCAGTTCCAGGAGTTCGCGTCCTTCGCCAAGGGCGTCGTCAGCGTCGACCGGGCCGACGACACCAAGAGCAACTGGCGGGCGAAGGTCGCCAAGTCCACGCGGAGCTGGCAGGCGACCGTCACCGAGCAGGTCCCGGACCGGCGGATCTCCTGGACGTCCGAGGGCGCGAAGGCCACCGTCAAGGGCGTGGTGACGTTCCACCCGATCACCGACGACCTCACCCGCGTGCTGCTGGTGCTCGAGTACTTCCCCAAGGGGCTGTTCGAGAAGACCGGCAACATCTGGCGGGCGCAGGGCCGCCGCGCGCGGCTCGACCTGAAGCTGTACCGCAAGTTCATCACGATGCGCGGTGAGGCAACGGACGGCTGGCGCGGCGAGATCCGCGACGGCGAGGTCGTCGTCGAGCACGACGAGGCCGTCGAGGAGGAGGAGCGCGCCCGCGAGGAGGAATCCGCGGACGCCGAGCAGGCCGAGCACGCCGAGGACGTCGAGGACATCGACGAGGCGGACGAGGCCGAGGACGTCCCGGAGGACGAGGACGTCCCGGAGGACGAGGACGTCCCGGAGGACGAGGACGCCGAGTACGACGACTACGAGGACGAGCCGGAGGACCCGGAGGAGCCGGCCGACGAAGTCGACGAGGCGGACGAGGCGGACGAATACGACGAGGAGGAGGAGCCCGACGAGGAAGTCGACGACGAACGGGCCGAGGCCGCGGCCGGACGCCGCTGA
- a CDS encoding GvpL/GvpF family gas vesicle protein produces MTVAPTRETTAELSYVYAVGPAVPELERTAPRLTGMLERPVHLVEARGLAAIVSSVPEAEFGEEGFKDQLEDLGRLEVIARTHHGVVDALFRAVTVLPLRLATVYRDDERVAAMLAESGAGFTALLERLAGHLECGVKVYALPRPSPNRPSAPSRADGGGAGSGRAYLQRRKAQRTRHEDAAREAAETAARVREVAAAHAVDRVAHRPQQGELATGEGRNITNDAYLVPMAATDEFAAAVRESARDLPGVRVEVTGPWAPYSFATPQAPRVEDGDRRGR; encoded by the coding sequence ATGACCGTCGCACCCACGCGGGAGACGACCGCCGAACTCAGCTACGTGTACGCGGTCGGCCCGGCCGTCCCGGAACTCGAACGGACGGCGCCGCGGCTCACGGGCATGCTGGAACGTCCCGTCCACCTCGTCGAGGCGCGCGGACTGGCGGCGATCGTGTCGAGCGTGCCGGAGGCGGAGTTCGGCGAGGAGGGGTTCAAGGACCAGCTCGAGGACCTCGGGCGGCTCGAAGTGATCGCCCGCACGCATCACGGGGTCGTCGACGCGCTCTTCCGGGCCGTCACCGTCCTCCCGCTCCGGCTCGCGACCGTGTACCGCGACGACGAGCGGGTGGCGGCGATGCTGGCGGAGTCGGGCGCCGGGTTCACCGCGCTGCTGGAGCGGCTCGCCGGGCACCTGGAGTGCGGCGTGAAGGTGTACGCGCTGCCGCGGCCGTCGCCGAACCGGCCGTCCGCCCCCAGCCGGGCGGACGGCGGCGGGGCCGGCTCCGGCCGCGCCTACCTGCAGCGCCGCAAGGCGCAGCGGACCCGGCACGAGGACGCGGCGCGCGAGGCGGCGGAGACCGCCGCGCGGGTCCGCGAGGTGGCGGCGGCGCACGCCGTCGACCGGGTCGCGCACCGCCCGCAGCAGGGCGAGCTCGCCACCGGGGAGGGCCGCAACATCACCAACGACGCCTACCTGGTGCCGATGGCGGCGACGGACGAGTTCGCGGCGGCCGTCCGGGAGTCCGCGCGGGACCTGCCGGGGGTGCGCGTCGAGGTCACCGGCCCGTGGGCGCCCTACAGCTTCGCCACGCCGCAGGCGCCGCGCGTGGAGGACGGTGACCGGCGTGGGCGATGA